CCTGGTTTAAAAGAGATAAAGAAATTTATTGGATTAACAATGCTCAAAATGCAGAAAAAAAAGTGGAAAAATGTCTATTTGACAGAAGTTAAAATTCGTGTTGTGGTGCATTGACAACTAAATATTTTTGTGTCAAGGTTAAATCAGAATTAACTCAAAGTTCTTTTTAAGGAGGTGATTTTAAGTGCATTGCACAATTTTCAGCAGATATCGCATACCTTTAAAAACAACAGTCATTGGTAATTTTGGGGAGGCTATCAAAAGAATCAGAGAGGTTAAATTTTGGCCTGATCAGGTAGTAATTAATCTTGTTTCGCTTGACCTCTCGGTCAGAGACAGTGTCCTTTTACTTAAGATGAGGGTAATTGTTGAAAACGGTATCTTCCCTTATATCTCCGGAGAATTTGATTTGACAGAAGAGTATCTGCAGCATTCAGTAGATTACGATACGTCTTTGCAGGCCATTGTTATCCCGATCCGGGGGGTAAAGTCAATAATTTTTCTTGGTAAAAATAGCAAGAAAATTTTCAGTAAAAAATAAACCCGACCACTCAACGAATGAAGGTCGGGTTTTCTTATTTAGATCAAATTTATCTATTAGGCATGACCAGCTGTTAGCTCTTCTCTTATCAAAGCGATTGCTTTCAATGATTCTGGATCATTAGAAACTTGTTTTTCCAAGGCATCCAATTCCATTAAGAGGCCATTTCTGGCAACTATTTTTTCTGTTGATTCCTTTGAGCTTTCCTGTAAATTCTTCCAATTGGCCCATTCATCAGTAGTATAGAAATTGGCAATTTGTTCTTTAGGAGATTGTTTGGCCTTTAATTCTGCTTTTTCTTTAGCTGTTAATTCTTCTTCAATCTCTGAACCTATCTTTGCTAATTGCTCAGATTCAATAGGTTGCATTGAGTGAATTTTTGGTTTAATTTCTCTTGAATATTCAGGTGTAGGCATATAAATTCCTTTCATTAATAGTTAGTTTAATTTAAGATACCGTTATTATAGCATAGATATAATAATTTGTCAAGGCTTGAGCAGATTCTTCATTATTTCAGCTATTTTCTCTGGATTAGCCTTGCCATGCGTTTTGGCCATAACCTGGCCTATAAGGGCGCCTAAAGCCCTTTCCTTGCCCTTTTTATAGTCTTCTACTGGTTTGGGGTTTTTAGCGATTATTTCTTTGGCAATTGTTTCTAATTCGCCTTCATCTGAAATTTGGGCTAAATTGCCTTCCTTTATCAAGTGGGAAGGGTCAGCGCCGGTTTTTATCATTTTGGGTAATATTTGCAGGGCAGTATTAGTGGTAATTTTTTTACTAAATAACCAGGTAATTAATTCAGCCATATTTTCCGGGGTCATTTTAATTTTTTCAATATTCAAATTAGCTTCAGCCAAATAGGGGATTAAATTATTTATAATTAAATTGCTGGTTAGTTTTGTTAATTGCGGTTTATAATCTTCCCAGACATTTTTAAGTTTATTAGGCTCTTCCAGGCTTTCAACCCATTCCCTTAATTCAGAAATCACCTCTTCCGTATAATTGGCAGTGGCTTTGTCTTCAGTTAAAATTTTAACTTCATCATAATTCAAATCAAATTCTGCCATAAATCTTTTACGTTTAGGGTCTGGCAATTCCGGCAGCTTTGTTTTTAAACATTCAAGGTCAATGGCAATTTCTTTTTGGTCGCAAACAATTTCTGGGCTGATCAAAAAATGAATTGGGGGAATGTCCGGCTCGGGAAAATAGCGGTAATCATGAGCTTCTTCTTTGGTCCTTTGTTCTTCAGTTATGCCCTTGGCATCATTCCAGCCGCGGGTGGTCAGATCTTTGGGCGCATTGCCTTCTAGCCAAAGTTTTGTCTGCCTTTGGATTTCATATTCTAAAGCTTTTTCCACGTTTTTAAAGGAATTAAGATTTTTAATTTCAGTTTTGGGATACAATTTTTCTTCGCCAATGGGCTTCATGGAGATATTTGCATCACAGCGTAAATGGCCTTTTTCCATGTCAGCTTCGGAAATATCCAGATAACGCATGATTTGGCGCAATTCTTGTAAAAATAATTTAGCTTGGAGAGGAGTTTTTATGTCTGGTTCACTCACAATTTCCATCAAAGGCGTTCCTCCGCGGTTGTAATCAATCAAACTGTAATTCTTTTTGGCTGGATGAAGTAATTTAGCAGCATCTTCTTCTAAATGAATGCGGTTAATCCTGATTTTTTCTCCATCCTTATCTTCAGGATTTAAAATATATAAGTAGCCATTTTGACAAATGGGCTGGTCAAATTGGGATATTTGGTAAGCCTTGGGTAAATCCGGATAAAAATAATGTTTGCGGTCAAATTTAGAATATTCAGCAATTGTGCAATTCAAAGCCAAGCCAGCTAAAGCTGTCCATTCAATGGCCTGTTTATTTGCCACAGGCAAAGTGCCTGGATGACCCAAACAAACCGGACAAACACAAGAATTGGCAGGTAAATTTTCACCGCCATTATCACAAGTGCAAAACATTTTTGATTTGGTTTTTAATTGGACATGGATTTCCAAGCCAATAACTGGTTCAAGTTCCATAGAATTAATAGGTGAATAAAAGCGAGAAGAGCAATAAGGGAAAAGCTTTAAACAGTAGGTTGAGTTGGGGTTGGAGTTTCTTTGGTTTCTTTTAAATTGTTATATAAGATAAGGCTAAAGGATGCAAATAAAGGAGCCAGGAAAATAAAAATAATTGAGGAAACAATATTCATCATTATGCTTTGGCTGTAGGAATTAGAATCAATATGTCCGCCGGTTAATAAATACATAAGTATAATTACGACTAGCATGACAACAAAATAAACGGCTAAAGCAGGGAGGATTAAACGCCAGAAAGTTGAACCCCAGCGTCCTTGGACTAATTCTTTGCTGGATTTTAATGCTTCCCAGCCTTTTTTATTTTCTAAAATATTAGTATAAGCAGAAAAGGCATACCAGACTGCGAAAATAATGCCTGGAATAATTAATAAAACAAAGCCGCCAATTAATATTAAGCCTGTCAGGATGGCAACTAAAAGGTAAGAGGGGATTTTTTTTAGCGAAGATTCAAAGATTTTATTTAAATCATAGGCCTGCTTTTTTAAAATTGCATTTATCAATTGGATTATTACAATTGCAATCCAAAGATTAACGGCCAGCATTATGACAGTCAGTAGCAAAACCAGAATTAAAATAGAAGGATTGCCAAAATATAAGGCCAAATAGTAAACCAGATATGGAATGATCATGATAATGACTGGGGTGATGAATTTTTGGAAATTGTCAGTGTAAAAATCCCAGCCTTTTTTCATTAAATCTGAGATTGGCATTAATTGTTGCATAGGTTTGTATGATTAGGTTTTATTAGGTTAAATGAGGTTTGATGAAGTTATATAAGGTTGCTTTAGGTTTGAATTATTCAATGATAGTTATTTTGCGTTTAATTATTTCCATAATTTGCGCCTGGACTTCTTCAATTGTTTGGTTGGCTTTGATTATATGCCAGCCAAAGTCCTGGGCGATTTCCGCAAAAGCATTATTAACTTTAGCCAGAGTTGCGGTGTTTGTTTCATGTATATTATTTTTATCCAAATCTTCAGGGAATGATTCTCCTTGAAATAATATGCCAAGGTCTTCTTTTATGAGATGTGAGTTCAATTTGTAAAGCAAGTTTTTATCAATGCCGGCGACCATGCCCCAGGCAATGCCAGTGCCAATATAATCTTCAGCCACTATCCAGGTGCCTTTATTTAATTTTTCCGCTAATTTCGGCTCATATTGAGTCCTATTTAAAACCTGCAGCATTTGAAATTCGCGGGCTGTAAATTGGTTGGGATTGCCTTGTCTCAGATACTCATTAATTAAACTGCCTGAAGGTTCCAGGTTATAAATCGCATATTTTAAATATTCCGCGTTTTTGCTTTGTTTAATAATTAAATTTTCCACGAGTAATTTAGCCTGGGTTGATTTGCCTAGGTTGTTTATGCCGTAAAGAACGATGAATTTGCCTTTTTGGTTTTTCATAAAATGGAATTATGAATTATGAGAGCCCGGCTTCGGCTCAGGCTGTTTTATTAGTCTTTTCTTAAGTGAGCAAAAGCCGAGACGAGCTGAAATCTGAAATTTGGATTTGTTATCAAATTACTATAATTTTAACAAAATATGCTAATTTTAGCCAGCCTTCGCAGGCCGAAGCCTGCTACGGCATGCATAGGCCTGTGGTACCAAATCCTCCGCGCGAAGGTTCATCCATTGATTCAACTTCATCAAAATCAAAGTTTTCACATTTGATGAGGACTAATTGGCAAAGGCGTGTACCTTTGTTGATGCGGACTAAAGAGTCAGTAAAGTTTCTTACAGCAAAGTGATATTCATCATCATTACCACAGTAATCACGATCCATAATCCCAACGCCATTAATACCCTGGATCCCTAATTTATGAGTTGATGATCTTGGAGCTAGCAAAATAAAATAACCATCAGGAATTTTTATGGCTACATTCATAGGGATATAGGTAATCTCTTTTGGTTTAATTTCAACATCAAGGCGGGAACAGAGATCAACGGCAACGGCTCCGGGAGTTTTATGAATTGGCAGTGGAAGGGATGGGTCTAATCTTTTAATTTTTATTCTCATAAATTTTTACGTTTTAAAATTCCAAATGACAAATTTCAAATAACAAATAAAATTCAAATCTCAAATTCTAAATTATAAAAACCGTTTGTTTCGGTGTTTGTATTTTGTTATTTATCTGGTGCTTGTGGTTTGGATTTTGTGATTTTTTTAAATTTAAATTAAATGACTAATTGTCTGCCAAAGCAGGGTACTAATTTCATCAATAGTCAAAAGTTGATTTTCTGGAGCGCAGTCAATTGTTATCCAATTATATTTATCAGCCACATAACGATAAGCCTCGGCTGCATTTTTCAAATGTTCCAAATCAGCTTCATGGATGTCTCTTTTTTTATCACCTATGTAATCGCGCTGGCCTTTTTGGCCAACTAGTTCTTGCCCAATTTCCGGTGGCAAATATAAAAGAATATTCAAGTCAGGTTTTGGAATGCCAAATAAATTATATTCCAATTCAAATAGCCATTCTAAAAATTTATCCCTTTCTTGCAGATCTGAAATTTTGCCAGCCTGGTGGCCCATATTGGATGAAACATAACGATTACTGATCACAATATTGCCTTCATCCAGCCATTTTTTTATTTGAGAAGAAGAAGCATAGCGATCGCAGGCATAAAAAATAGACGCTCGGTAAGGGCCGACATCATTAGCTGAGCCAAAATTTCCATTCAAATATTCTTCAACCAAGCCAGCGCTTTTTTGGCCATATTGGGGAAAATCAATCATTTTGACTTGATGGCCTGATTGTTCTATTTTTTCCACTAACAATTTTGTCTGGGTTGCCTTGCCAGAGCCATCAGTGCCGTCAATCACTATAAAAAATCCTTTTGACATAGATTATATTTTTAATTCGCGATCCTGCTGATAGGTCAGATTATTTTTTAAGGCTAATTCAGCTTTCATTAATTCTCTGCCCAAATCCAAAGCATGCAAGATCTCGCTGATAAAAGTAAAAATTTGGTTATTAATTTCTGTGGCAGTTGCGCCTGAAAATTTTTGGATAAATTGGCCGGTGGGAGAATAGTGGCTGACGATTATTTTATCGTTTTCAAGTTGAATTTCAAAACTGCCTCTTGGGTCTTGGACGCATTCAGTGGGTGGTTTATGTTTGGCCACTGTTTCAGCGGCTGCTAAAAAATCTCTTTCGTAAATATGCGCCGAATTGGAAATAAAACAAAGTTTGCCCATTTTAACGCCTAATGCGTCAGCAATTTCTTTTTGGACTTTGCGCAAAGCAAAACAGTTTTGCGGCCAGGCTCTATACATATCATTAGAACGCATATAGGTGGTTAAATAAAGTTTATCGCCCTGAATTAAGGCATTAACTAAATTGATGCAAGGACTTTTTGGGTTTCCAGTGTCTTTCATCACATCCCAGGTAAAGGCAATGGCGCGGCGGCTATAGCTATTAGCTTTTAAATCATTGATCAGGGCTTCAATCTGGTTAATGCCGTTAAAATTTCTTAAACGGCTGCCATAAGTGTATTCCACGCCTTCAAAAATGCGGTCAGTCATTAATTGCGGATAGTAATTTTCCAGATCTTGTTTGTTAAAATAAAGATAATCTGTCAGGTAAGGATTGTCAGGGTCTTCATCACTGATTATGGTTGAGACATTGATTAATTCACGCTGCATTTCAGAATACTGGCACATTTTATTAACCCCAAATTTTAAAACGCGATCCAAGATTTTTAACCACAAGTCAGCAATCTTTTTGTCTTCCAAGCGGAAGCATATTTCTTCAGAAGGGAAATCAATCTTTTCCCTTTGGGCTTGATCAGGAAAGTCAATTATTTCAGGCAGCCAGGCTGGGCTATTTTGGGGCTGCTCGCTAAGGAAATCATTAATTTTTTCCTCTGGAATAAAATGGGTGTTATTTTTAAACCAGTCAATAAATTGTTGGGTTTTTTCCGCTGGTATTTCTTTGTGTAAAACTTCCTGTCCTTGCCCTGCAGCTAGAAAATTTTCAAAAAATTTGAGACTGCCGGAAAGGTCTTTGCCTGTCACAATTAATTTGGAGATTTTTGGATTTAAAAAAATATTGCGGATAATATAATTAATGCCTTCTTTGCTGTAAAGCTGGCCAATGGCGCC
Above is a window of Patescibacteria group bacterium DNA encoding:
- a CDS encoding dUTP diphosphatase; the encoded protein is MRIKIKRLDPSLPLPIHKTPGAVAVDLCSRLDVEIKPKEITYIPMNVAIKIPDGYFILLAPRSSTHKLGIQGINGVGIMDRDYCGNDDEYHFAVRNFTDSLVRINKGTRLCQLVLIKCENFDFDEVESMDEPSRGGFGTTGLCMP
- a CDS encoding glycerophosphoryl diester phosphodiesterase membrane domain-containing protein — protein: MQQLMPISDLMKKGWDFYTDNFQKFITPVIIMIIPYLVYYLALYFGNPSILILVLLLTVIMLAVNLWIAIVIIQLINAILKKQAYDLNKIFESSLKKIPSYLLVAILTGLILIGGFVLLIIPGIIFAVWYAFSAYTNILENKKGWEALKSSKELVQGRWGSTFWRLILPALAVYFVVMLVVIILMYLLTGGHIDSNSYSQSIMMNIVSSIIFIFLAPLFASFSLILYNNLKETKETPTPTQPTV
- a CDS encoding thymidylate synthase — protein: MTWPKYYNNQILIPSTEGYFGIITGWSKKEHINDLISPDNKAKIGAIGQLYSKEGINYIIRNIFLNPKISKLIVTGKDLSGSLKFFENFLAAGQGQEVLHKEIPAEKTQQFIDWFKNNTHFIPEEKINDFLSEQPQNSPAWLPEIIDFPDQAQREKIDFPSEEICFRLEDKKIADLWLKILDRVLKFGVNKMCQYSEMQRELINVSTIISDEDPDNPYLTDYLYFNKQDLENYYPQLMTDRIFEGVEYTYGSRLRNFNGINQIEALINDLKANSYSRRAIAFTWDVMKDTGNPKSPCINLVNALIQGDKLYLTTYMRSNDMYRAWPQNCFALRKVQKEIADALGVKMGKLCFISNSAHIYERDFLAAAETVAKHKPPTECVQDPRGSFEIQLENDKIIVSHYSPTGQFIQKFSGATATEINNQIFTFISEILHALDLGRELMKAELALKNNLTYQQDRELKI
- a CDS encoding thymidylate kinase; translated protein: MSKGFFIVIDGTDGSGKATQTKLLVEKIEQSGHQVKMIDFPQYGQKSAGLVEEYLNGNFGSANDVGPYRASIFYACDRYASSSQIKKWLDEGNIVISNRYVSSNMGHQAGKISDLQERDKFLEWLFELEYNLFGIPKPDLNILLYLPPEIGQELVGQKGQRDYIGDKKRDIHEADLEHLKNAAEAYRYVADKYNWITIDCAPENQLLTIDEISTLLWQTISHLI
- the gatB gene encoding Asp-tRNA(Asn)/Glu-tRNA(Gln) amidotransferase subunit GatB produces the protein MELEPVIGLEIHVQLKTKSKMFCTCDNGGENLPANSCVCPVCLGHPGTLPVANKQAIEWTALAGLALNCTIAEYSKFDRKHYFYPDLPKAYQISQFDQPICQNGYLYILNPEDKDGEKIRINRIHLEEDAAKLLHPAKKNYSLIDYNRGGTPLMEIVSEPDIKTPLQAKLFLQELRQIMRYLDISEADMEKGHLRCDANISMKPIGEEKLYPKTEIKNLNSFKNVEKALEYEIQRQTKLWLEGNAPKDLTTRGWNDAKGITEEQRTKEEAHDYRYFPEPDIPPIHFLISPEIVCDQKEIAIDLECLKTKLPELPDPKRKRFMAEFDLNYDEVKILTEDKATANYTEEVISELREWVESLEEPNKLKNVWEDYKPQLTKLTSNLIINNLIPYLAEANLNIEKIKMTPENMAELITWLFSKKITTNTALQILPKMIKTGADPSHLIKEGNLAQISDEGELETIAKEIIAKNPKPVEDYKKGKERALGALIGQVMAKTHGKANPEKIAEIMKNLLKP